GGCGGAGCGGGGATTCAGCTTCCACAGCGACGGCCCCCTGGACATGCGCATGGATCCGCAGCCCGGTCTGCCTTCGGCCTGGCACTGGGTCAACCGGGAGAGCTTCGCCCGACTTAAGGAATGCATCGCCACCCTGGGGGAGGAACCCCAGGCCGGGCGCATTGCCCGCGTCATTGTGGAGGCCAGGCAAAAGGCCAGCATTGACACCACCGGCGAGCTGGCCGCCCTGGTGGAAAAGGCCTATCCCGCCGCCTGGCGGGCCAGGGCCCGGCGGCACCCGGCCACACGCACTTTTCAGGCCCTGCGCATGGCCGTCAACGACGAACTGGGCGAGCTGCGCCGGTTTCTGGACGCCATTCTGGGCAGGCTTGCTCTGGGCGGCAGGCTGGCCGTCATTACCTTCCACTCCCTGGAAGACCGCATGGTCAAGCAGGCCATGCGCCACTGGGCCGAAGGCTGCCGTTGCCCCCGGCATGTGCCCGTTTGCGTTTGCCATCATGTGCCTGAAGTGCGCCTGCTGCACAAAAAGCCCCTTCAGGCCGATGCGGAAGAACTGGCGCGCAATCCCAGGGCCAGCAGCGCCAAACTGCGGGCCGTGGAAAAGATCGCCGAGGCCGTGTCATGAGGCGCGGGGCCGTCACGCGGCAGTCCGGCGGCAGGGGCTGGCTGCTGGCCCTGGTCCTGGGCCTGCTGTCCTGCATGGTCATGGGGCTTGTGCTGGTGTGGAGCAACATAGAACGGATGGACACCACTTACTTCATCAATATTTCGCAGAATACTCTGCGCGAACGCGAGGCCCTGCGGGCCAAGCTGGAAGTGGAGCGGGAGCGCCTGCTCTCGCCTTACGAGCTGCGCCGCCGCGCTGAGGAATACGGCATGCATGAGCCCAAGCCGGGGCAGATCCGGCGGCTGGAGCTGCGCTGAAGGCCCGGTTTCCGGGCGGATGTGGGTGCATTTTTTACGGCGCTTGCCCGGCGTCATATCAGGAACCGCCATGTTCAGACTCAAATCCCGCAAAAACAACAGGTCAGGCGCCGCCCCCCGGCAGAGGGCCGCCCCCAGTCCCAACCGCCACGTCGCTTCCGGGCGCGAAGGCGCGTCCTGGGTGCGCTCGGTGGACTGGGGCCGGGCGCGCATCCGCCTGGTGGTGGGCGTGTTCTGCCTGCTGTGGGTGGGGTTGTGGGGCCGGGCCTGGTACCTGCAGATGATTGAAGGGCCGCGCCTGGCGGAGCGCGCCCGGCGGCAGCACATGGCTACAGAGCTGGTTACGGGCCGCCGGGGCATGATCCTCGACCGCAACGGGCAGGTGTTGGCCCGCAGCGTGGAGGCCCGTTCCGTCTACGCCCGGCCGCAGGACATTGAGGATTTTCAGGCTATGGCCCTGAAGCTGGGGCCCATCCTGGGGCAGGATCCGCAAAAACTTTACGCGGAGCTTTCCCAGACCAAACGCCGTTTTGTCTGGCTGCGCCGCAAGGTGGACGACTACACCGCCGAGGCCGTGCGCAAGGCCAATATCCCCGGCATCGGCCTGAGCAAGGAATACGACCGCATCTACCCCTTCAAGCATATGGCCGGGCAGCTTCTGGGCTTTGTGGGCCTGGACGACAAGGGGCTTGAAGGCATTGAGCGCACCCTGGACGACCGCCTGGGCTGCGTGCCCACCCGCCAGATCGTGCAGCGCGACGCCATGGGCCGCCGTTTTTACCTCCATGAGGAAGGCCAGAGCGAACCCGTGGGCCAGGACGTTACCCTGACCATCGACGTGCAGATGCAGTTTATTGTGGAGGAAGCCATAGCCCGCGCCGTGCGCGACTTCGACGCCCGCTGGGGCGGCGCGCTGGTGGTGGACGTGCCTTCCGGCGAGATCATGGCCTGGGCCCAGTATCCCTTCTTCAATCCTAACACCTATAAAGAATCAAGCCCGCTCATCTACCGCAACCGCCTGGCGGCGGACGCGCTGGAACCGGGATCCACCTTCAAGCCTTTTGTCATGGCCGCCGCCCTGCAGGAGCACAAGGTCACGCCCGGCACCCTCATTGACTGCGAGGGCGGCAAATGGGTGAACAAAAATTTCACCATCCGGGACACCTCGCGCCAGGGCATCCTTCCCGCCACCAAGGTGCTGCGCTATTCCTCCAACATCGGCATGGCCAAGATCGGTCTTTCGTTGGGCGCGCCCACGTTTTACAAATACCTGCACGCCCTGGGCTTCGGGCAGCACACCGGCGTGCCCGTGGCCGACAGCCGGGGCATTCTGCGCCAGCCGCGCGACTGGAGCGAGGTGGACGTGCTGGCCACCTCCTTCGGGCAGAGCATTTCCGTCACCGGCCTCCAAATGATGCAGGCCTATCTTACCCTGCTCAACAACGGCGTGTTCAAGCCTTTGCGCCTCACCCGCGACGACGGCGCGGTGGTGGAAGCCCACAAGCGCGTCTACACGGAAACCGCAGTGCGCCAGGTCATGCACATGATGCGCGACGTGGTGGAGGAAAAGGACGGCACCGGCAAACGCGCCCGCGTGGACGGCCTTCTGGTGGCGGGCAAAACCGGCACGGCGCAGAAGGCCGACCACCGCTCCGGCACTTACGGCAGCAAGCGGCTGGCCTCCTTTGTGGGCTTCTTCCCCGCGGACAAGCCCCGCTATCTTATTCTGGTCATGGTGGACGAGCCCACCCGCAACCAGTACGGCGGCGTGGTGGCCGCCCCGGTGTTTAAGGAAATTGCCTCGCGCACCGTGACCTATACGGGCATGCTGGCCGCAGGCGCAGCAAACGAGGAAGCCGACAAAGGCCGCCCGGCTGCAGGCAAAAGCAGCGGGCGCAGCCTCAAATTGGCCGGGCTGGAGATGCCCTTCAGCCGCGACGCGCGCAAGAGCGCGCCTGTGCGGCCGGAAGCGGGCATGCGCCTGCCGGGGCATCTGGCCAAGGCCGGCAGCCGCGTGCCGGACGTCATGGGCAAGACTGTGCGCAATGCCGTGGAGCTGTTCGCCCGCGCGGGCGTCGTGCCGGAGCTCAAGGGCAGCGGTAGCCGCGTGGTCAGGCAAAGCCCCCCGCCGGGCACGGCCTGGCCCGAAGACGACCGGGGCGCGGAATACGTCCTCTGGCTTTCGGAACGGTAGCGGAACAGATTTTCAGCCTTCCTGACGGCGCGGCAGCGCGCGGTTGTGGGCCACAAGGGGCCGCGTCCGTCAGGCAGTTATCGCCCGCAAAGGGCGCAGGCGCGGGGACCGGCGGCGGTCCGCAAGGGAGAAAACAGGGTATGGAACGGGATTTTGCGGCCTTGCTGGAACAGTGCCGGCGCGGCGGGGTGGAGGTGCGCTCCGATTCGCGCCAGGTCGGGCCTGGCGACGTGTTTGTGGCTGTGCCCGGCGCGAGCGAGGACGGCGCGCGTTTTATTCCCGCGGCCGCGGCTGCGGGCGCGGCCTGGGTGGTCTGCCGGCCCGAAGCGGCGGCCGCCGTGCCCCAGGGCTGCACGGCCGTGCAGCACACTGACCCGCGCCAGGCCCTCTGGCGGCTGGCGCAGGCCCGCTGGCATACGGACGCTCTGCCCCTCAGGATCATTGGGGTTACCGGCACCAACGGCAAAACCACCTGCGCCTACCTGCTGGAGCGGCTGTTCAGCGAAACCGGACACAAGGTGGGCGTTCTGGGCACGGTAAACTACCGCTGGCCCGG
The genomic region above belongs to Desulfovibrio legallii and contains:
- a CDS encoding penicillin-binding protein, which codes for MFRLKSRKNNRSGAAPRQRAAPSPNRHVASGREGASWVRSVDWGRARIRLVVGVFCLLWVGLWGRAWYLQMIEGPRLAERARRQHMATELVTGRRGMILDRNGQVLARSVEARSVYARPQDIEDFQAMALKLGPILGQDPQKLYAELSQTKRRFVWLRRKVDDYTAEAVRKANIPGIGLSKEYDRIYPFKHMAGQLLGFVGLDDKGLEGIERTLDDRLGCVPTRQIVQRDAMGRRFYLHEEGQSEPVGQDVTLTIDVQMQFIVEEAIARAVRDFDARWGGALVVDVPSGEIMAWAQYPFFNPNTYKESSPLIYRNRLAADALEPGSTFKPFVMAAALQEHKVTPGTLIDCEGGKWVNKNFTIRDTSRQGILPATKVLRYSSNIGMAKIGLSLGAPTFYKYLHALGFGQHTGVPVADSRGILRQPRDWSEVDVLATSFGQSISVTGLQMMQAYLTLLNNGVFKPLRLTRDDGAVVEAHKRVYTETAVRQVMHMMRDVVEEKDGTGKRARVDGLLVAGKTGTAQKADHRSGTYGSKRLASFVGFFPADKPRYLILVMVDEPTRNQYGGVVAAPVFKEIASRTVTYTGMLAAGAANEEADKGRPAAGKSSGRSLKLAGLEMPFSRDARKSAPVRPEAGMRLPGHLAKAGSRVPDVMGKTVRNAVELFARAGVVPELKGSGSRVVRQSPPPGTAWPEDDRGAEYVLWLSER
- the rsmH gene encoding 16S rRNA (cytosine(1402)-N(4))-methyltransferase RsmH, which translates into the protein MVMQQLTSSEQGPARHVPVLPAQVLEALAPRPGGRYLDGTLGLGGHAAAVLAAAPGAELCGLDRDAEALELARERLAPFGSRAHFFHCRYSEFAQALDELGWDRVDGALLDIGVSSLQLDEAERGFSFHSDGPLDMRMDPQPGLPSAWHWVNRESFARLKECIATLGEEPQAGRIARVIVEARQKASIDTTGELAALVEKAYPAAWRARARRHPATRTFQALRMAVNDELGELRRFLDAILGRLALGGRLAVITFHSLEDRMVKQAMRHWAEGCRCPRHVPVCVCHHVPEVRLLHKKPLQADAEELARNPRASSAKLRAVEKIAEAVS